From a region of the Helianthus annuus cultivar XRQ/B chromosome 5, HanXRQr2.0-SUNRISE, whole genome shotgun sequence genome:
- the LOC110942974 gene encoding uncharacterized protein LOC110942974, protein MSIRSGRQTNAWSDNWCSCSPLRSFISPRAIANAGLNIRSTVADIIDGTGQWKWPQAWLDIFPVLINIPSPHPLVEITDRCSWKDLEGNLCHFRSWEVWNTLRRRGDRVDWVESIWFSQCIPRHSFHLWLVMNNKLKTQDRMATWEAGSATNLILMCCPLCYHDRDSRDHLFFQCPFATEVWESVRKMVNMENVNNTWSSVMQWMVQNATTRTIDRIVGKILIAATTYYVWQERNSRLFSSVERTPDMLSHVIISTVRLKIMGFKLGSDRKHRKVLDTWQISMKNLDCDPG, encoded by the coding sequence ATGTCTATCCGAAGCGGTAGGCAAACGAATGCTTGGAGTGATAACTGGTGTTCTTGCAGTCCTCTAAGATCATTCATCTCTCCTCGGGCAATTGCTAATGCGGGTTTAAATATTCGGTCAACGGTTGCGGATATTATAGATGGTACCGGCCAATGGAAATGGCCTCAAGCTTGGTTAGATATCTTTCCGGTGCTTATAAACATCCCTTCTCCGCATCCGCTTGTTGAAATAACTGATCGATGTAGTTGGAAAGATTTGGAAGGGAACCTTTGTCATTTTCGGTCGTGGGAGGTTTGGAATACTTTGCGACGTAGGGGTGATAGGGTTGATTGGGTTGAATCTATCTGGTTCAGCCAATGCATTCCTCGGCACTCTTTTCATTTATGGCTAGTGATGAATAATAAGCTAAAGACACAAGACAGGATGGCTACTTGGGAAGCGGGTAGTGCTACTAATCTGATTCTTATGTGTTGTCCTCTTTGTTACCATGATCGGGATTCTAGAGACCACCTGTTCTTTCAATGCCCTTTTGCTACGGAAGTTTGGGAATCTGTAAGGAAAATGGTCAACATGGAGAATGTCAATAACACATGGTCATCGGTTATGCAGTGGATGGTTCAAAATGCAACCACTCGAACGATTGATCGGATTGTTGGGAAGATCCTTATTGCGGCTACTACATACTACGTATGGCAGGAGAGGAATAGCCGATTGTTTTCTAGTGTCGAACGCACACCGGATATGCTTTCACATGTCATCATCTCTACGGTTAGATTGAAGATTATGGGGTTCAAGCTTGGGAGTGATCGGAAGCACCGTAAAGTATTGGATACTTGGCAGATTTCGATGAAGAACTTGGATTGTGACCCGGGCTAG